Proteins from one Vicinamibacteria bacterium genomic window:
- a CDS encoding nuclear transport factor 2 family protein, which translates to MPISIQRTLAAALGAVLLLPVARATSSPRMERKQRTEETRIREARAASNAAIRAHDAERVASSWTEDYSLVASTNLAVTGREANRASFASHFEERPDVVYVRTPREIGLYEPWGMAYEWGDWEGSWTEEEGELRIGGTYLAKWQRVSDRWLIRAEIFVPTHCEGTSYCGERR; encoded by the coding sequence ATGCCGATCTCGATCCAACGAACCCTTGCCGCCGCTCTGGGAGCGGTTCTCCTGCTTCCGGTTGCTCGAGCCACGAGCTCGCCCCGGATGGAGAGGAAGCAGAGAACGGAGGAGACGCGCATTCGTGAGGCCCGCGCGGCTTCCAACGCAGCCATCCGCGCTCACGACGCCGAGCGGGTGGCTTCGTCCTGGACGGAAGACTACAGCCTCGTCGCCTCGACCAATCTGGCCGTCACCGGGCGGGAAGCGAACCGCGCGAGCTTCGCGAGTCACTTCGAAGAACGTCCCGACGTCGTCTATGTCCGCACACCGCGAGAGATCGGACTCTACGAGCCCTGGGGCATGGCTTATGAGTGGGGCGATTGGGAGGGGAGCTGGACGGAGGAGGAGGGCGAGCTGCGAATCGGCGGCACCTACCTCGCGAAGTGGCAGCGCGTCTCCGACCGGTGGCTCATTCGCGCCGAGATCTTCGTCCCGACCCACTGCGAGGGCACGTCTTATTGCGGCGAGCGACGTTGA